In Aristaeella hokkaidonensis, the following are encoded in one genomic region:
- a CDS encoding LacI family DNA-binding transcriptional regulator — protein MEKKNITIYDIAKEAQVSPATVSRILTGTASVREEKRKRVMEVIRKYDFHPNAYARALTENRNRTIAVIVAHSDNSYYSSVFAACESEAHKRGYVTLLMDTTSRPEKEISVLNRIRELRPEAVILCGGRIDLEEQDPAFTVLLRKTLGYTRIVVGARSPMPEIPGIFVDHRASVEIGVRYLAGLGHREIGFVYAGGEYYGTVERLDCFRRVMGELGLPVDEKMLIGVSDYTVQAGLEGVETLLKLKRKPTALLGMNDLVSAGILQGLLAAGLHVPEDISLLGFDDTFVTGITTPKLTSVGYDYQAFGTALVQTALDPQNEWPQERRIPVFITERESCAPPKKA, from the coding sequence ATGGAGAAGAAGAATATCACCATCTATGATATCGCGAAGGAAGCCCAGGTCAGTCCGGCTACTGTATCCAGGATTCTGACCGGTACCGCTTCTGTGCGCGAGGAAAAACGCAAAAGAGTGATGGAAGTGATCCGCAAATATGACTTCCATCCGAATGCGTATGCCCGTGCGCTGACAGAAAACAGAAACCGGACCATTGCCGTGATTGTGGCCCACAGCGACAACTCCTATTACAGCAGCGTGTTTGCCGCCTGCGAAAGCGAGGCCCATAAGCGGGGCTATGTGACCCTGCTGATGGATACCACCTCCCGGCCGGAGAAAGAAATCTCCGTGCTGAACCGCATCCGGGAGCTGCGCCCTGAAGCGGTGATCCTCTGCGGCGGACGCATTGACCTGGAGGAACAGGATCCTGCCTTCACCGTCCTGCTGCGGAAGACGCTGGGCTATACCCGGATTGTGGTGGGCGCACGGAGCCCCATGCCGGAAATCCCGGGCATCTTCGTGGATCACCGGGCCTCTGTGGAGATCGGCGTCCGTTACCTGGCCGGACTCGGCCACCGGGAAATCGGCTTTGTTTACGCCGGAGGAGAATACTACGGCACGGTGGAGCGGCTGGACTGCTTCCGCCGGGTGATGGGAGAACTGGGCCTGCCCGTGGATGAAAAGATGCTGATCGGCGTATCGGATTACACCGTACAGGCCGGGCTGGAGGGCGTGGAAACCCTGCTGAAGCTGAAACGGAAGCCCACCGCCCTGCTGGGCATGAACGACCTGGTCAGCGCGGGCATCCTGCAGGGCCTGCTGGCTGCCGGCCTGCATGTGCCGGAGGACATATCCCTGCTGGGTTTCGATGATACCTTTGTCACCGGGATTACCACACCGAAACTGACATCTGTGGGGTATGATTACCAGGCCTTCGGCACCGCCCTGGTGCAGACTGCCCTGGACCCGCAGAATGAGTGGCCGCAGGAGCGGCGCATTCCTGTCTTCATTACGGAGAGGGAATCCTGCGCACCACCGAAAAAGGCATAA
- a CDS encoding undecaprenyldiphospho-muramoylpentapeptide beta-N-acetylglucosaminyltransferase — translation MKKIVLTGGGTLGHVTPHLALIPRLKEAGYEIHYIGTENGMEAPKMRAVEGITYHAVKSGKLRRYHDWKNFTDPFRVIAGAFQSARLMGKIKPDVVFSKGGFVAVPVVFGAWLHRIPVLCHESDLTPGLANKLCKPFATRFATTFPECAEALGAKAEMTGTPLRPELFHGDKEKGLSLLGFDGQKPVLLMMGGSSGAQSVNACLRKAIPELTLDFDVAHICGKGNLDAELEGTPGYKQIEFLDADLPDVLACTDLVLSRAGANALCEFQALGRPMLLIPYPKGASRGDQILNAKSLEKRGLCRVLLQENMTPETMVKEIRETWAERDELTEALRNAPPADGTKRVLELIEEVQK, via the coding sequence TTGAAAAAAATCGTTTTAACCGGCGGCGGAACCCTGGGTCATGTCACCCCCCATCTGGCACTGATCCCCAGGCTGAAGGAAGCCGGGTATGAAATCCACTATATCGGCACGGAAAACGGCATGGAAGCGCCGAAGATGCGCGCCGTGGAAGGCATCACCTACCACGCGGTCAAGAGCGGAAAGCTCCGCCGTTATCATGACTGGAAAAACTTTACCGATCCCTTCCGGGTCATCGCGGGCGCTTTCCAGTCCGCCCGGCTGATGGGAAAAATCAAACCGGACGTGGTGTTCTCCAAGGGCGGCTTCGTCGCGGTGCCGGTGGTTTTCGGTGCCTGGCTGCACCGGATCCCGGTCCTCTGCCATGAAAGCGACCTGACCCCCGGCCTGGCCAACAAGCTGTGCAAGCCTTTCGCCACCCGCTTTGCCACCACCTTCCCGGAATGTGCGGAAGCCCTGGGTGCTAAAGCGGAAATGACCGGCACTCCCCTGCGCCCGGAACTGTTCCACGGCGATAAGGAAAAAGGCCTTTCCCTGCTGGGTTTTGACGGACAGAAACCTGTCCTGCTGATGATGGGCGGTTCCTCCGGCGCCCAGAGCGTGAACGCCTGCCTGCGCAAGGCGATTCCCGAACTGACCCTCGACTTTGACGTAGCTCATATCTGCGGCAAGGGCAACCTGGACGCGGAGCTGGAAGGCACCCCCGGATATAAGCAGATTGAGTTCCTGGACGCGGACCTGCCGGACGTGCTGGCCTGTACCGACCTGGTGCTGAGCCGTGCCGGCGCCAACGCCCTGTGTGAATTCCAGGCCCTGGGCCGTCCGATGCTGCTGATTCCCTATCCCAAGGGAGCCAGCCGCGGCGACCAGATCCTGAACGCGAAGAGCCTGGAGAAGCGCGGCCTGTGCCGGGTGCTCCTGCAGGAAAACATGACCCCGGAAACCATGGTGAAGGAAATCCGGGAAACATGGGCGGAAAGGGATGAACTGACCGAGGCGCTGCGGAACGCTCCTCCTGCTGATGGAACGAAACGTGTTCTCGAGTTGATTGAAGAAGTACAGAAATAA